One Setaria italica strain Yugu1 chromosome II, Setaria_italica_v2.0, whole genome shotgun sequence DNA segment encodes these proteins:
- the LOC101774016 gene encoding serine carboxypeptidase 2, translating to MGRKYNSYCVLLAFLLLAVPITSAAALDQAALLRQFVKSRSRVQSSDGSAETDPWADPVSSFGHLPTYCKNPKGSKEADRIKALPGQPPRVNFEQYSGYVTVNEEHGRALFYYFVESPYDAASKPLVLWLNGGPGCSSLGAGAMRELGPFRVNPDGKTLRRNRHAWNNVANVIFLESPAGVGFSYSNTSSDYDKSGDARTAVDSYNFLLHWLERFPEYKGRDFYIAGESYAGHYAPQLAAVIVAVREFTGKNPTSLKGIFVGNPFLDNYMNDKGSLEFLWNHGVMSDEMWANINEHCSFGPSDGVLCDEAKSPFDPVNFFTTAGQIDPYNIYAPICIQAPNGTTYSSGYLPGYDPCIEFYVPNYFNRLEVQNAVHARINTPWSTCAGNLSWDWEAAPVTMVPTLSWLVKTGLRVWLYSGDMDDVCPITATRYSVNDLNLTVTKPWRPWYTPANEVGGYVQQYKGGFTFASVRGAGHLVPSFQPKRSLVLFYSFLKGMLPPAVSLSQS from the exons ATGGGGAGGAAGTACAACTCATACTGCGTTCTCCTCGCGTTCCTCTTACTCGCCGTACCGATCACGAGTGCCGCCGCCCTGGACCAAGCCGCGCTGCTGAGGCAGTTCGTTAAGTCCCGGTCCCGGGTCCAGAGCTCGGACGGCTCCGCCGAGACGGACCCATGGGCTGATCCCGTGAGCAGCTTCGGCCACCTTCCCACGTACTGCAAGAACCCCAAGGGCAGCAAGGAGGCCGACAGGATCAAGGCGCTGCCGGGGCAGCCGCCTCGCGTCAACTTCGAGCAGTACTCGGGCTACGTAACGGTGAACGAGGAGCACGGCCGCGCGCTCTTCTACTACTTCGTCGAGTCCCCCTACGACGCCGCCTCCAAGCCCCTCGTCCTCTGGCTCAACGGAG GGCCAGGGTGCTCGTCGCTGGGAGCCGGCGCGATGAGGGAGCTCGGCCCGTTCCGTGTCAACCCCGACGGCAAGACGCTGCGCAGGAACAGGCACGCTTGGAACAATG TGGCCAACGTGATCTTCCTGGAGTCGCCGGCCGGAGTTGGGTTCTCGTACTCGAACACGTCATCGGACTACGATAAAAGCGGCGACGCGAGGACGGCGGTGGACTCGTACAACTTCTTGCTTCACTGGCTCGAGCGGTTCCCCGAGTACAAGGGCCGCGACTTCTACATCGCCGGCGAGAGCTACGCCGGGCACTACGCCCCGCAGCTTGCCGCCGTCATCGTGGCCGTCCGCGAATTCACTGGCAAAAACCCCACGAGCCTCAAGGGAATCTTC GTTGGCAACCCGTTCCTTGATAACTACATGAACGACAAGGGCTCTCTCGAGTTCTTGTGGAACCACGGCGTGATGTCCGACGAGATGTGGGCCAACATTAACGAGCACTGCAGCTTCGGCCCGTCCGACGGCGTTCTGTGCGACGAGGCGAAGTCGCCGTTCGACCCCGTAAACTTCTTTACTACCGCCGGCCAAATCGATCCTTACAACATTTACGCTCCGATATGCATCCAGGCCCCCAATGGGACGACCTACTCCAGTGGTTAT TTACCTGGCTACGATCCGTGCATCGAGTTCTACGTCCCAAACTACTTCAATAGGCTTGAGGTGCAGAATGCCGTCCATGCTCGGATCAACACACCTTGGTCCACTTGCGC TGGTAACCTGTCCTGGGACTGGGAAGCGGCGCCGGTGACCATGGTGCCAACGCTCTCGTGGCTTGTCAAAACCGGGTTGCGAGTGTGGTTGTACAG TGGCGACATGGACGATGTGTGCCCGATTACGGCAACGAGGTACTCCGTCAACGATCTAAATCTCACCGTCACAAAGCCATGGCGCCCCTGGTACACCCCTGCCAACGAG GTTGGAGGCTACGTTCAGCAATACAAGGGAGGATTCACGTTTGCGTCGGTGAGGGGAGCTGGTCACCTGGTACCCAGTTTCCAGCCTAAGAGATCGTTAGTTCTCTTCTACTCCTTCCTGAAAGGCATGCTGCCACCTGCAGTTTCACTATCGCAGTCGTGA